Proteins from a single region of Allofrancisella inopinata:
- a CDS encoding endoglucanase → MKKIIGFTFLAFLSFTTIYAKNLQLMQANIQKAQEENSSSQKSNTNSKTLLKQYREQG, encoded by the coding sequence ATGAAAAAAATTATAGGTTTTACATTCTTAGCCTTTTTATCTTTTACTACTATATACGCGAAAAATTTACAGCTTATGCAAGCTAATATACAAAAGGCCCAAGAGGAAAATTCTTCCTCTCAGAAAAGCAATACAAACTCTAAGACACTGTTAAAGCAATACAGAGAACAAGGCTAG